CAGCCGCCCTGTGGACTGTCTGCCTGAATGTGAGCAGGACAGATGGGCCTCAGGTGTATACAGACATAGCAGAAGGTAGTGGCCACAGCCCTTTGGCTCTGACACCTGCCCTAATCCCCGCGGGTTCCTCCCCAGGCTGAGGTCTGCTCAGGGACAGTGGCTGACGTGCTCCAGTCTGTGGTCAGTGGAGCTGATGGCTGCATTTTTTCCTTTGGCCACATGAGCCTCGGTAAGTGCTCCGTGATCCCCGTACACCCATATCTTCCAACCGTCCTCCATTCCAGTTGCTGCCGTCTTTGAGCCTGGCTCTATTGAAGAAGGGGGTAGTTCTCCATGGTTGGTGTGGGAGTGGAGATCtcacaggaagtggaggcaggcagCTCTGGAAGACAGAGGCCTCAGAGTGGCTGGAGGCTGGAGGGGCCCATCTGGGTTGGCCCTGAGGACACTGGGCAGGTTTCTGAGCTGACAGGACTCTTGAGGGTAGGCTGTGGAGAGTCTGAGGTGGTTCTCACATGCCCCTGTCTCCCAGGCAAATCATACACCATGATTGGGAAGGACAGCTCACCCCAGAGCCTGGGCATCGTGCCCTGTGCTATCTCCTGGCTCTTCAGGCTTATTGACGAACGCAAGGAGAGGCTGGGCACGCGCTTCTCCATCCGCGTGTCTGCCGTGGAAGTGTGCGGCCACGACCAGAGTCTGCGGGACCTGCTTGCCGAGGTGGCTTCAGGCAGCCTTCAGGACACCCAATCTCCGGGCGTGTACCTCCGGGAGGACCCTGTGTGTGGGACACAGGTGCAGCAACGCCTCCAGCCTTCCCGGGACTgcggaggagaggggggagggccCTCAAGCCACTGAAGACACGTCCGTGGCTTCTGCTTTCCCCTCACAGCTCCAGAACCAGAACGAGCTGCGTGCACCCACAGCAGAGAAGGCGGCCTTCTACCTGGACGCGGCCCTGGCAGCCCGCAGCACCAGCCGTGCCGGCTGCGGGGAGGAAGCCCGGCGAAGCTCCCATATGCTCTTCACCCTGCACGTGTACCAGTACCGTGTGGAGAAGTGTGGCCAAGGAGGAAGTAGGTGCACGGGAAGGCCAAGTGCATGGGGtcgcctgccccacccccaccctgggggGGAGTCCTTGTGGGCGTCTCTGACCTCCTGGGTGGGCTGTGGAAGCATCTGGATGCCCAGACCAAAGCGCCTGCTTGCAAATGTGTCCTCAGTGTCTGGAGGTCGTAGCCGCCTGCACCTGATCGACCTGGGCAGCTGCGACGCAGCCGTCGGCAGAGGAGGAGAAGCCTCAGGGGgacccctctgtctgtctctgtcagctCTGGGCAGTGTCATTCTGGCCCTGGTCAACGGGGCCAAGCATGTGCCCTACAGGTGAGTGGGAGCACAGCCAGGCGCCAGTACGGTGACCTCTGGGGAACTGGCTATTTTGATATCTGGCGTTTCTGAGAGCCTCAGCGCAGGGCCAGCAATGGTCTACATCTCACCTGGCCTTTTCCCTAGACTGCCCCTCACCTCAGTCAGCCTCTGAGCACCTCCTTGGCTTGTAGGGACCACAGACTCACCATGTTACTGCGGGAGTCCCTGGCTACCACCAATTGCCGCACCACTATGATCGCGCACATCTCAGACTCTCCAGCTCACCACGCAGAGACACTCAGCACGGTGCAGCTGGCTGCCCGCATCCACCGCCTGCGCAGGAAGAAGGGCAAGGTGAGCCAGCCCCATCTCctgctgcctcccaagggctCCCAGGCTCTCACATCCTCTGTCGCTAGCCCCCGACTCTGGATGTCAGGGAGAGGAGGCGACAGGTGTGTCCAGCTGTGGGTGGACCTCTTAGGCCCCAAGTCCTTGGTGCACTGAGCAGGGGTAGAATGCTTACAGTAGGGTTTACTTCATAAAGGGAGTGAACACCACCTCAGGAGGAGACTTGTGGGGCACCCCAGAGAATCTGAGGTCACTGCCCTAGGTCTGAGTGCTGCGCTAGCATGGCCTTTCCCGCCTGAGCTCTTCTCTCCCCAGCCTGTGGCATGGTCCATGCTGAtcacccctcagagctccccaGAAGCCGCCCTTATGTTCTGTGCCCCATGTTGGGATTCCCAGCCTTGCTTCTAGCCTTGCTCAGCTGCTACTGCCTCATATAGACCACACTCCCATGTTGCTGAGAGGGCAGAGTCCAAGGAAGAGATGAGTTGGGACCCCGGGCTGTGTGCCAACGGGTGGGTGAACTCACAGGGCTCTGTTGTCCTGCCCCAGCATGCATCCAGTTCCTCAGGAGGAGAGAGCTCCTGTGAGGAGGGCCGAGCCCGCCGTCCCCCACACCTTCGGCCCTTCCACCCACGGGCCGTGGTGTTGGACCCCGACCGCTCGGCTCCTGGCCTGTCCGGAGACCCCGATTACTCATCCAGCAGTGAGCAGTCCTGCGACACGGTCATCTATGTGGGTCCCGGTGGGATGGCACTGTCAGACCGTGAGCTCACGGACAACGAGGGCCCACCTGACTTCGTGCCCATCATCCCCGCTCTGAGCCGACGCAGGCCCTCCGAGGGGCCCCGGGACGCTGACCACTTCCGCTGCAGTACGTTCGCCGAGCTGCAGGAGCGTCTGGAGTGCATAGATGGCAGCGAGGCATTCCCTGGCCCCCAGGGTGGCTCTGACGGAGCCCAAGCCAGCCCTGCCCGGGGAGGCAGGAAACCCTCGTTACCTGAGGCCACACCCTCCAGGAAGGCTGTGGCCCCCACAGTGGTCACCAGTTGCCCTCGAGGCAGCCCTGGGCACGATACTCACCGGAGCGCCTCAGACCCCTCTAAGACTGGTACACAGAGTGAGCAGAGAGTAGATGGTTCCCGGCCTGAGCCACCTGCTTCAGACAAGACCTCAGGAGGCGGGGGCAGGAGGCCACTGCCCAGTCCAGCCCCTCCACCGCCTCGCCAGCCGGAAGCTCAAGGCATCCCCAAAGAACCTGGGGGAGAGGGTACTGACAGCGTGCTGCGGACACCCCCAGTGGGCATGAGTGGACAGGCGGCCTTGCCCCCGTTGCTCTCAGACTCGGCTTATCTCTCCCCGTCGGCTCGTGGACGCCATCTGGAGAGAGGCCTGCTGACCACCACGGTGACCTTGCAGCAACCGGTGGAACTCAATGGCGAGGATGAGTTGGTGTTCACGGTGGTAGAGGAGCTACCTCTGGGCGGACTTGCAGGGGCCACACGGCCCTCCAGTCTGGCCAGCATGAGCAGCGACTGCTCCCTGCAGGCTTTGGCTTCAGGGTCCAGGCCAGTCAGTATCATCAGTAGCATCAATGACGAGTTTGATGCTTATACCTCACAGATGTCTGAGGGTCCCGGAGACCCCGGGGAGTTCCCAGAGGGAACAGCGTGGGCTGGCGGCAGTCCAGCCTCCTCCATTGGCTCTTGGCTGAGCGACGTTGGTGTCTGCTTGTCTGAAAGCCGTGGTCCCACACCACAGCCTCCCTTCAGCCCCAACTCTGCAGCAGGGCCAGGTCCACCAGAGTTTCCTACCCCAGGCAGCTCCCTAGAGGAAAGCAAGGTCAGGTCCTCAGAGTGTGGAAGACCAGACAATCCCGGCTCAGCCCGGAGTCTCCACCCTGGAGAAGCAGTTGCAACAACTCAGACCCAACCTGGCAGAGAGCCTTGGGCCAGGTCCCCGCATGAGGTAGCCTCAGCCCAGACTATCCACTCCAGCCTGCCTCGGAAACCCAGGACTACCTCCACAGCCAGCCGAGCTCGTCCTAGCCGGGGACCATACAGCCCTGGTGGCCTGTTTGAGGACCCTTGGCTGCTCCGGGCAGAGGACTGTGACACGCGCCAGATAGCCTCTACGGGCAGAGCCCCAAGCCCAACCCCAGGCTCCCCTCGATTGCCTGAGACTCAGATGATGCTGGCTTGTGCCCAGAGAGTGGTAGATGGGTGTGAGGTGGCATCCAGAATGTCGCGGAGACCAGAGGCTGTGGCTCGGATCCCACCTTTGCGGAGGGGGGCCACCACACTAGGAGTGACCACACCTGCTGCATCCTGTGGGGACGCTCCAGCAGAGGCAGTGGTCCATTCAGGAAGCCTGAAGACCACCTCGGGCAGTAAGAAGAGTGTTTCTCCCAAGGGGGCCTTCTTTCCAAGGCCTAGTGGGGCAGGGCCTCCAGCCCCACCTGTGCGCAAGTCGAGCCTGGAGCAGAGCACGGCCCTCACCCCCACCCAGGCCCTGGGACTGACCAGGGCAGGGGCTCCTTCTGCCTTCCGAGGGGAGGAGGAAGCCAGGCCTAGTGGTCGGTCTGATTCCTCTGTTCCCAAGGCCACATCCAGCCTGAAAGCCCGAGCTGGCAAGATGGACGTGCCATACCGTCCCTCTGGCCACATGTCCCTGGAACGGTGTGAGGGCCTGGCACATGGCAGCAGTAAGGTCAGAGATGTCGTAGGACGGCCACCAAGGGCTGTGCCCAGGTTGGGTGTACCATCCGCCAGCCCTCCACTTGGACCAGCTCCTGCCTGTAGGAACAGCCCAGCCAAGGGTGTTGGAGCAACCAAGCCTCCTGCTGGTGGAGCTAAGGGTCGTAATCTGGGGCCAAGTACATCTCGGGCTCTGGGTGCTCCGGTGAAGCCACTAGGGCCTGTGGCAGGCAAGACAGCTGGTGGCGCTGTGCCAGGACCCCGAGCTGCTCCACGGGCTGTGCCGGGTATTGGGGCCAAGGCCGGTCGGGGCACCATCATGGGCACTAAGCAGGCATTTCGGGCTGCCCATAGCCGTGTCCACGAATTGGCAGCCAGTGGATCTCCTAGTAGAGGTGGCCTCTCCTGGGGCTCGACGGACTCGGACAGCGGCAACGACAGCGGTGTGAACCTGGCTGAAGAGCGGCAGCCCTcgagccctgccctgccctccccttACAGCAAAGTGACCGCTCCGAGGAGACCCCAGCGCTACAGCAGTGGCCATGGCAGTGACAACAGCAGCGTGCTGAGCGGCGAGCTGCCCCCCGCCATGGGCCGCACTGCTCTTTTCTACCACAGTGGCGGCAGCAGTGGCTACGAGAGCATGATTCGGGACAGCGAGGCCACTGGCAGTGCCTCCTCAGCTCCAGACTCCATGAGTGAGAGTGGAACGGCCTCCCTGGGTGCCCGCTCCCGCAGCCTCAAGTCCCCGAAGAAGAGAGCCACAGGTGAGTGGCAGAGCTGGTCCTCAGTGGGCACGGCACTCTACAGTGTGTAGACCCGAGAGATCCTTGACAGTGCATTTGGTCACCCCTAGGCTCTGGTGGGTCCTGATCCCCACCCACAGTTGGGTCTTGCAGCCCTGTGGGTTCTTCATTTAGAGGCAGCTCTGTGGGGTTCTCCTTTCTTGTTCCTTGGGGGTGGGCCCGGCTTCTCTACCCTGACACCTCACCCTGTGTGGTCTCTATGAATGCCAAGTGTGCCCAACCCTTGGTAGCTTACAAGCAATGGGGCCATACAGCCCTTCACAGGGTATAAACTTTAACCCAATGCTGAGAAAGATATTCAGATTGCAAGCACACGTGATTATCAGCCAGATACTTTCCCAGATATTCCCTGGGCTTTGTTGTACGTAGAGGTGCACGGCCCGCGATAGTTTATAAGCAGTCAGTTCCTGGGTGCTCCCTTCTCTGACCCGCTCCACACCAGAGGCTGATTCTTAAACCCTGAAAGTAAAAAGACAAGGGTTTGGGTTCAAGCTAGGCACTGGGCGCTGCGCAGGGCTCTCCCTGCCCAGTGTCCCAGCTACCCAAGCATGCTCTGGGCCCCTCCCTGTCGACcagaggggcagggagggaagcTGTGAGTTAGAGCAGTAACTCCGTGTAAGCAGTTGCTGCTGTGTAAGCAGTTGGTGCGGCTGTGCAGGTGATGTGGCTAGACACCTGGGGTGTCCCTGGCTCTGTTTCAGGTCTACAGCGGAGGAGGCTGATCCCGGCCCCACTTCCTGACGCTGCTGCTTTAGGCCGCAAGCCCAGCCTCCCCGGGCAATGGGTGGACTTGCCCCCGCCCCTGGCCGGCTCTCTGAAGGAGCCTTTTGAGATCAAGGTGTACGAAATAGATGACGTGGAGCGTCTGCAGCGGCACCGGCTGCCTCTGAGGGAGAATGAAGCCAAGGTCAGGGGGGCTACAGTCAGCGGGAGCCCTGGGGTGGCAGGGAGGGCCAGCTGATAGGACATCTCATAGGCTATCTGGGCCCCTGGAGAGGTGGCCAGGCAACCCCTGACCTCACCTTTTTTTGTCCACAGCCCTCCCAGGACGCAGAGAAGGTAGGAACCGCCTGAACATCCTTGTGCTTTTGTCCTGGTGCCCTTTGCCAGGGAGGTGACTGCAGGGACTCTTCAGGCTACAGCTGTCTCCACAGAACTAGAACTGGGGTCCAGGAACTCCCAAGTGTGGGCCCTCTGGAGATCCTCCACCCTTTACCTTGGGGGTTGGCCATGTGTCTTTGTGGGCCCCAAAGCGGGAGGAAGGCCATGGCAAAAGCCAGGGTGCCGAAAACCTCCAGGGAGAGAGTCCCTGCCGTTTAAATCTGAACCCACTCTTCTGTCCCTTGTCATCAGGGCCCAGTGTGCATCAGCTCCAAGCTGCGTCTCGCAGAGCGCAGGCAGCAGCGACTGCAGGAAGTGCAGGCCAAACGTGACCACCTCTGCGAGGAGCTGGCTGAGACCCAGGGCCGGCTGATGGTGGAACCTGGGCGCTGGCTAGAGCAGTGTGAGTGCTCCTCTCCCTCTGTGGCAGAACAgggggaccccccccccagcagGCGCAGGATCCCAGACCCTGAACAGGGGAACTCCCCAGCAGATGCAGGATCCCAGACCCTGAACAGGGGGACCCCCCAGCAGGCGCAGGATCCCAGACCCTGAACAGGGGGACCCCCCAGCAGGCGCAGGATCCCAGACCCTGAATAGGGGGACCCCCCAGCAGATGCAGGATCCCAGACCCTGAACAGGGGGACCCCCAGCAGGCGCAGGATCCCAGACCCTGAACAGGGGGACCCCCAGCAGATATAGGATCCCAGACCCTGAACAGGGTGCCCCCCAGCAGGTCCAGGATCCCAGATGCTGCTCCCAAGTCTGCCTCTCTGCTCTCAGCTGCTCGCAGATGGCAGACGGCAGGAAGGGAGGATCTGCTGGGCTGGCACTTTTCCTTGAGGAAATTGAGGACCCTGGCTGCTGTCCTGATCTCCGCCCTGACACCGTCTCTTTCTCTCCAGTTGAGGTGGACCCAGAGCTGGAGCCAGAGTCAGCTGAATATCTGGTGGCCCTGGAGCAAGCCACAGCTGCCCTGGAGCAGTGCGTTAACCTGTGCAAGGCCCATGTCATGATGGTCACCTGCTTTGACATTGGAGTTGCTGCCACCACTGCTGTACCTGGGCCACAAGAGGTGGATGTTTGAGGCTGAACACAGGGCGTAGGCAGGACATGCAAGGCAGAGGGTGTGAGCGTAATGTGGGATGGAGTGAGGATGTGGAGGGGGTTGGCGGGTTGAAGACGCAGGGTCTGTGCAGGACCAGGGGATctcagagaggagacagagggtgggaaggggagggccAGCCAGTGGACAGAGAGCGCACGGAGATGGAAAGACTGTCGCCACCCAGACAGCCACGCAAGTGCCTTTAACTTTGAGTaggccttttctccttttctaattTGGTGCTACGGACTCAAGACAGAACTCAGACACCAGCAGACAGAGTCTCAACCTAGGTGGCTGCAGCCACTCTGGCCAGACGAAAGCcagtttgtttctgattttgccTTCCTTACAACCAAGCAGTTTTGTGTAGCAGGGCAGGCCTGTTCTGGCCAGCTTTCTTTTAGGAttggtttagtttttcttttcagaagTTTTCTCTCAACAGTCCGCTTGAGTGGCCACCACCACACTAACAGTGGTGTCCTCGGAGTGTGGACAGCTAGCTGTCAGTCCCCTCCTCTCCTTGAGGGCCCCACTCCGTTCTGAGGACACCAGAGGCCACAAACTAGGGCTGGGCCATGAGCACACAATGCTTTCTTCCACGGCAGGAATTCTTACCAAAACCACaagcaaaaaaaataaaacaaacaaaaaaaaaaaaaaacaaaacaatgacgcGAATCACCGCCAACAAAGACGGGGGTGTGGGTTTTTGTAAAAGTTCTGTTAGCTTCATATTTTTGTATCATTTTGCCTATAAACATAGAGCTTGCAGTGGGAATTTGAAGACAAATGATCTATGTTTTTATGGTTTTGTACAGGTATTCCCAGGTTGGGGGCTCTTGGCAGCTGTGAGGGGGCAGGCTTTTCCTGGGGGACACTGGGGGCATTGTGGGGGGGTCTATGGGAGGCTGTTCTTTTCAGATGCAGACGAGGGTTGAGCCTGCCAGCCTGTGATGTGGCCTGCACGCAGGTTCGTGCTTTCTGACTGTTATGTATTTTCTAAGCGTCCAGACCTTTGTACAAATGTGTAGATAACAATCTCACGGCTGTTTTTATTTGTGAATAAAAGATGTGTTGATTGTTTATATGGTTCTGACTTTCCGGGGTGCCCCTGAGCCTTTTACCCCTGATGTGCTCATATCTTACCGTGCGAGGGGGCTAAGAATGCTGCTGGGCCTTGCGGGGAGGCAGCCACCGACTGGTCAGGGAGCTGTGCTGGGACCTGCTCTTTCCCTGTTCTTTCTAGATGAGCTCCCATGAAGTTGAATAGGTGGCTAGCAACAGCCTAGGCTTCAAAAATCTTAGGGGGTCTTTAACCCCCTAAGACCTTTTGTGACCCTAAGATCCAAGGTGAAGCCGGGAGCCAGGTGGAAGGACACAGCCTTCCCTGGTGGCTGCTAGCCCCTCCCACTGGGTTTATTATTTGGAGAAATCAAAGTGACAAGCTGAATTCCAGAAAGGCTGTGGTGTCCATTGTTCTTTGTCTTTCAGTGCCTGAGCACACGGGAGCTCTTGCCCAGCAGGGCTGACTCCCCCTATGATAGGGAGGCTAACCTGGGGTACCCTCTGTGGCCTCACATTGCACATCACCTACTGAGTTAATTTGCTTCTCCCTTTGTCCTGTGCCCGGTCCTCTTGCAGGGTCCTACCTTGCTTTGGGCCCTGGGTGTTCTGCTTTTCTCTACTCTTGCCCCTCTTAGCAGCCCCATGACTGGGATAcccccttctctggcctctagcAGTATTTGTGGGGGCCTCGGTGCTGCCAGGGCCCATCCTTGGTGGCAAGTCACACCTTGTgtggtctctgtgtctgtatctcaTAGCCTCGGTGGGGCCCTTGGGTGGGCGGGGTCTGAGTCATCACACTTCTGCATGACACGGGGCTGGGCCCCAGAGAGCCCTGGGGGGCACTTGCTGAAGAGAAGAGAATGACTGAACAAAGGAATGAGTCTCCTTGTAGAGGGCCCCCGTCTGGGGCGGAAGACGGCTCTGGGCAGACAGTACTACTCTGCTGTTTGCAGAATGCCCAAGCGTTCTAACCAAGTCTGCTCCCTGGCCTCCGTGGATGTGACGGGGCTGGGAGTCACAGGCCAATTGGGAAGGTGCCCAGACTCCCCTGAGCCAGTAGCACACAGGCTCTGAGAAGGACAGTGATATTTCCAGCCAGCTCTGTGTCATCCAAGACGTTCTGTCCTTGGATTTAGATGTCCTGTTGTACAGGGTATACTGAATTGGGGGGCTAGTCTCAGGAGAGAGGCAAAAAGCTCACTTTTATGTCTTGCAGCCCAGTGCCCGTGTGCACTGCGCAGAGGTGCTATCTGCAGAAACAGCAGCGTAGGGTCCAGGCAGGGTCCACATAGAGCCTGGGAAAGGCTTCCCACAAGGCCCCTGCGATGGGCTCTGCCTCCTGGGCATGTGCCATCGGGGCTGTATGAGGGTGGGAAGCAGTTGGGACACCTCAGCTACACTGGCATCTTTCTGTCACAGGACTGTCAAAAGCTTCTCCATAGAGAGGCATTCCCGGTCTTGATCCTTGACAGGCTGTAGGTAAAGCCCAGCTGGGTAAAGCCTCCTGGGTAAAGCCCGCTGCTCACAGTTCAGACTTGAGGAACATGGCACTTGCTTTTCCAGACTAGAAACCCACTGTCCTGAGGCCTTCCTGGGAGCCTTGCATGGCCTTTCATCTGGGACATCAAAGCTCTCAGCCCTGTCATTAAGGGCTGGGAATCTCGTGGGGAGCAATGTGAGTCCCTCTACGCCCATTTTATGGATGGGAACACAGCATTCACCCAGAACCCAGCTCTGTAGTGGAAGCTGGGCCCATGGCAGTCTGCCCTGTGCCTCCTGTAATGGATATGTCTGCATCCTCCTTAGGGATGGAAAACTGAAGCAgaggggatggggccacccaagCTCCTGACCCCATTCCTGCACAGAGGATGGTAGATTGAGATCCTGAGGGAATGTTTCCCAGATCGTGCAG
The nucleotide sequence above comes from Mus musculus strain C57BL/6J chromosome 12, GRCm38.p6 C57BL/6J. Encoded proteins:
- the Kif26a gene encoding kinesin-like protein KIF26A isoform X1; amino-acid sequence: MALPGSPEPPRGAPRKVPSLLEMGSLCLDSDIILGFTSHLLRRRGKVAECGPARETPPLEVSPRKRLPAGLDQDPCSSRPAPEGAGASAEQSHSAGGGGWCRHCHTKLVELKRQAWKLVSGPGTPLRDPCLSTLLLDKLPASGVQPACRPDTESRCDVCTTHLHQLTREALRLLQTPASHEDPNASRGGLAAPSSRDPPGPVGLMGRQPPVGPDRRKATAWPPGPSVQVSVAPAGLGGALSTVTIQAQQCLEGVWSLSRVNSFLPPTCLAEAAVAAVAVADTVRDCAPAAGPERMSKAWGRGAACTTALVTPAPGTSAGGSTGPSAAASFFIRAAQKLSLASKRKKHHPPPAPSTRGTSTYPTDFSGSLQLWPPPVPPCLLRAASKAKENPSSFGKVKVMLRIWPAQGVQRSAESTSFLKVDSRKKQVTLYDPAAGPPGCAGLRHAPTAPVPKMFAFDAIFPQDSEQAEVCSGTVADVLQSVVSGADGCIFSFGHMSLGKSYTMIGKDSSPQSLGIVPCAISWLFRLIDERKERLGTRFSIRVSAVEVCGHDQSLRDLLAEVASGSLQDTQSPGVYLREDPVCGTQLQNQNELRAPTAEKAAFYLDAALAARSTSRAGCGEEARRSSHMLFTLHVYQYRVEKCGQGGMSGGRSRLHLIDLGSCDAAVGRGGEASGGPLCLSLSALGSVILALVNGAKHVPYRDHRLTMLLRESLATTNCRTTMIAHISDSPAHHAETLSTVQLAARIHRLRRKKGKHASSSSGGESSCEEGRARRPPHLRPFHPRAVVLDPDRSAPGLSGDPDYSSSSEQSCDTVIYVGPGGMALSDRELTDNEGPPDFVPIIPALSRRRPSEGPRDADHFRCSTFAELQERLECIDGSEAFPGPQGGSDGAQASPARGGRKPSLPEATPSRKAVAPTVVTSCPRGSPGHDTHRSASDPSKTGTQSEQRVDGSRPEPPASDKTSGGGGRRPLPSPAPPPPRQPEAQGIPKEPGGEGTDSVLRTPPVGMSGQAALPPLLSDSAYLSPSARGRHLERGLLTTTVTLQQPVELNGEDELVFTVVEELPLGGLAGATRPSSLASMSSDCSLQALASGSRPVSIISSINDEFDAYTSQMSEGPGDPGEFPEGTAWAGGSPASSIGSWLSDVGVCLSESRGPTPQPPFSPNSAAGPGPPEFPTPGSSLEESKVRSSECGRPDNPGSARSLHPGEAVATTQTQPGREPWARSPHEVASAQTIHSSLPRKPRTTSTASRARPSRGPYSPGGLFEDPWLLRAEDCDTRQIASTGRAPSPTPGSPRLPETQMMLACAQRVVDGCEVASRMSRRPEAVARIPPLRRGATTLGVTTPAASCGDAPAEAVVHSGSLKTTSGSKKSVSPKGAFFPRPSGAGPPAPPVRKSSLEQSTALTPTQALGLTRAGAPSAFRGEEEARPSGRSDSSVPKATSSLKARAGKMDVPYRPSGHMSLERCEGLAHGSSKVRDVVGRPPRAVPRLGVPSASPPLGPAPACRNSPAKGVGATKPPAGGAKGRNLGPSTSRALGAPVKPLGPVAGKTAGGAVPGPRAAPRAVPGIGAKAGRGTIMGTKQAFRAAHSRVHELAASGSPSRGGLSWGSTDSDSGNDSGVNLAEERQPSSPALPSPYSKVTAPRRPQRYSSGHGSDNSSVLSGELPPAMGRTALFYHSGGSSGYESMIRDSEATGSASSAPDSMSESGTASLGARSRSLKSPKKRATGLQRRRLIPAPLPDAAALGRKPSLPGQWVDLPPPLAGSLKEPFEIKVYEIDDVERLQRHRLPLRENEAKPSQDAEKGPVCISSKLRLAERRQQRLQEVQAKRDHLCEELAETQGRLMVEPGRWLEQFEVDPELEPESAEYLVALEQATAALEQCVNLCKAHVMMVTCFDIGVAATTAVPGPQEVDV
- the Kif26a gene encoding kinesin-like protein KIF26A encodes the protein MVGRGASLCAVQPAVAECGPARETPPLEVSPRKRLPAGLDQDPCSSRPAPEGAGASAEQSHSAGGGGWCRHCHTKLVELKRQAWKLVSGPGTPLRDPCLSTLLLDKLPASGVQPACRPDTESRCDVCTTHLHQLTREALRLLQTPASHEDPNASRGGLAAPSSRDPPGPVGLMGRQPPVGPDRRKATAWPPGPSVQVSVAPAGLGGALSTVTIQAQQCLEGVWSLSRVNSFLPPTCLAEAAVAAVAVADTVRDCAPAAGPERMSKAWGRGAACTTALVTPAPGTSAGGSTGPSAAASFFIRAAQKLSLASKRKKHHPPPAPSTRGTSTYPTDFSGSLQLWPPPVPPCLLRAASKAKENPSSFGKVKVMLRIWPAQGVQRSAESTSFLKVDSRKKQVTLYDPAAGPPGCAGLRHAPTAPVPKMFAFDAIFPQDSEQAEVCSGTVADVLQSVVSGADGCIFSFGHMSLGKSYTMIGKDSSPQSLGIVPCAISWLFRLIDERKERLGTRFSIRVSAVEVCGHDQSLRDLLAEVASGSLQDTQSPGVYLREDPVCGTQLQNQNELRAPTAEKAAFYLDAALAARSTSRAGCGEEARRSSHMLFTLHVYQYRVEKCGQGGMSGGRSRLHLIDLGSCDAAVGRGGEASGGPLCLSLSALGSVILALVNGAKHVPYRDHRLTMLLRESLATTNCRTTMIAHISDSPAHHAETLSTVQLAARIHRLRRKKGKHASSSSGGESSCEEGRARRPPHLRPFHPRAVVLDPDRSAPGLSGDPDYSSSSEQSCDTVIYVGPGGMALSDRELTDNEGPPDFVPIIPALSRRRPSEGPRDADHFRCSTFAELQERLECIDGSEAFPGPQGGSDGAQASPARGGRKPSLPEATPSRKAVAPTVVTSCPRGSPGHDTHRSASDPSKTGTQSEQRVDGSRPEPPASDKTSGGGGRRPLPSPAPPPPRQPEAQGIPKEPGGEGTDSVLRTPPVGMSGQAALPPLLSDSAYLSPSARGRHLERGLLTTTVTLQQPVELNGEDELVFTVVEELPLGGLAGATRPSSLASMSSDCSLQALASGSRPVSIISSINDEFDAYTSQMSEGPGDPGEFPEGTAWAGGSPASSIGSWLSDVGVCLSESRGPTPQPPFSPNSAAGPGPPEFPTPGSSLEESKVRSSECGRPDNPGSARSLHPGEAVATTQTQPGREPWARSPHEVASAQTIHSSLPRKPRTTSTASRARPSRGPYSPGGLFEDPWLLRAEDCDTRQIASTGRAPSPTPGSPRLPETQMMLACAQRVVDGCEVASRMSRRPEAVARIPPLRRGATTLGVTTPAASCGDAPAEAVVHSGSLKTTSGSKKSVSPKGAFFPRPSGAGPPAPPVRKSSLEQSTALTPTQALGLTRAGAPSAFRGEEEARPSGRSDSSVPKATSSLKARAGKMDVPYRPSGHMSLERCEGLAHGSSKVRDVVGRPPRAVPRLGVPSASPPLGPAPACRNSPAKGVGATKPPAGGAKGRNLGPSTSRALGAPVKPLGPVAGKTAGGAVPGPRAAPRAVPGIGAKAGRGTIMGTKQAFRAAHSRVHELAASGSPSRGGLSWGSTDSDSGNDSGVNLAEERQPSSPALPSPYSKVTAPRRPQRYSSGHGSDNSSVLSGELPPAMGRTALFYHSGGSSGYESMIRDSEATGSASSAPDSMSESGTASLGARSRSLKSPKKRATGLQRRRLIPAPLPDAAALGRKPSLPGQWVDLPPPLAGSLKEPFEIKVYEIDDVERLQRHRLPLRENEAKPSQDAEKGPVCISSKLRLAERRQQRLQEVQAKRDHLCEELAETQGRLMVEPGRWLEQFEVDPELEPESAEYLVALEQATAALEQCVNLCKAHVMMVTCFDIGVAATTAVPGPQEVDV